One Owenweeksia hongkongensis DSM 17368 genomic region harbors:
- a CDS encoding DUF6952 family protein, which produces MRLPVIKHIVDFVDQNDEDWVVETIELLEHLAEAKGIKDEELDVIGEILSNLYGSLEVVKQVKEGASRKDAMNDFMKRVTGSIN; this is translated from the coding sequence ATGAGGTTACCGGTAATAAAGCATATAGTAGATTTTGTTGATCAAAATGACGAGGATTGGGTAGTAGAAACTATCGAGTTACTTGAGCATTTAGCGGAAGCGAAAGGAATAAAGGATGAAGAGCTGGACGTAATCGGAGAAATTCTATCGAATCTTTATGGATCACTGGAAGTAGTGAAACAAGTAAAAGAGGGAGCTTCGCGCAAAGACGCTATGAATGACTTTATGAAAAGGGTGACCGGGTCGATAAACTAA